From Passer domesticus isolate bPasDom1 chromosome 8, bPasDom1.hap1, whole genome shotgun sequence, a single genomic window includes:
- the PPP1R3C gene encoding protein phosphatase 1 regulatory subunit 3C, with amino-acid sequence MIQILDPRPLPSSSMPVDMAMRICIAHSPPLKSFLSPLEDCQRNSFVNRLKPLRPCLHVKCDSEDQKSDWNHSPARAKKRVVFADSKGLSLTVIHTFSEFQEPPVWDLQFDLLGIEDITSDLKLHEEKNLILGFPQPSADYLDFRNRLQRSLVCLETCTLQEKVLSGTVKVKNVSFEKKVQVRITFDTWKTYKDVECVYMNNVYSDFENDTFSFAIDFPPAISSEEKIEFCISYQSGEHTFWDNNEGQNYKIVHAEWKPNGVQISSAKEGYVDLQTSRRGQEREPDQLGSPRLSGGLFPQWQSLGQIESSLPYW; translated from the coding sequence ATGATCCAGATCTTGGACCCGAGacccttgcccagctccagcatgCCTGTGGATATGGCCATGCGAATTTGCATAGCCCATTCTCCACCACTGAAGAGCTTTCTCAGCCCCCTCGAGGACTGCCAAAGGAACAGCTTTGTGAACAGACTCAAACCTCTCAGACCGTGCCTTCACGTGAAATGTGACTCTGAAGACCAGAAGAGCGACTGGAACCACTCGCCAGCCCGAGCCAAGAAGCGCGTTGTGTTTGCAGACTCCAAGGGGCTGTCCCTGACAGTGATCCACACCTTCTCCGAGTTCCAGGAGCCCCCTGTGTGGGATCTGCAGTTTGACCTCTTAGGCATTGAGGACATAACATCTGACTTAAAACTCCATGAGGAGAAAAACTTGATTCTGGGTTTCCCTCAGCCCTCAGCTGACTACCTGGACTTCAGGAACCGTCTGCAGAGGAGCCTGGTCTGCCTGGAGACCTGCACCTTGCAAGAGAAGGTCCTGTCAGGCACTGTGAAAGTAAAAAACGTCAGCTTTGAAAAAAAGGTTCAGGTTCGTATTACTTTTGATACATGGAAGACCTACAAAGATGTTGAGTGTGTGTACATGAACAATGTTTACAGTGATTTTGAAAATGATACCTTCTCATTTGCCATTGATTTTCCTcctgccatttcctctgaggaGAAGATAGAGTTTTGCATTTCTTACCAAAGTGGAGAACATACCTTCTGGGACAATAATGAGGGTCAGAATTACAAAATTGTACATGCGGAGTGGAAGCCTAATGGTGTTCAGATATCATCTGCCAAGGAAGGCTATGTAGATCTTCAGACTTCAAGGAGAGGACAAGAGAGAGAACCTGATCAGCTGGGCAGTCCAAGGTTGTCCGGTGGCCTGTTTCCCCAGTGGCAGAGCTTGGGTCAGATTGAAAGTTCATTGCCATATTGGTGA